The DNA region GACAAAGTCGTGCCCGAGGGTATGCATCTTGACGACCGGGGCCATCCTTGCGGTATCTCCATAGTCAAAGGTATAGGGGCCTTTGGTGAGGGTGGGGCAGCTTGCGGGTTCTACGCCAAGGAGCCGCACCTTCTTGCCTGCCGCCTTGTCCGGCACAAAGGGGAAAGAGAGGCCGGAGAAGTTGGAACCGCCCCCCACACAGCCGATGACCACGTCCGGGTACTCGCCGGCGATCTCCATCTGCTTTTTAGCTTCGAGGCCGAGGATGGTCTGGTGCATGCAGACGTGATTGAGCACGCTCCCCAGGGAATAATGGGCATCAGGGTCGGTGGCCGCCTTCTCTACGGCCTCGCTGATGGCGATGCCGAGGCTCCCGGGATTGTCCGGGTCCTTTTTCAGCAGTTCCCGGCCGTAGTTGGTCTGGTCCGAAGGGCTGGCAAAGACCTTGGCGCCCCAGACATGCATGAGCGAACGGCGATAGGGTTTCTGGTTGTAGCTGACCTTGACCATGTAGACCTGCAGCTCGATATTAAAAAAGTTGCAGGCCATGGCCATGGCCGATCCCCACTGGCCCGCCCCGGTTTCGGTGACTATCCGTTTGGTCCCTTCCTTCTTGTTGTAATAGGCCTGAGCGACCGCGGTATTGGGCTTATGGCTTCCGGCCGGTGAGACGCTCTCGTTCTTGTAATAGATATGGGCCGGGGTGTCGAGGAGCTTTTCGAGCCGCGTTGCCCGAACCAGCGGTGTCGGCCTCCAGATAGAATAAATCTTCATCACCTCATCCGGGATCTTGATCCAGCGTTCGCCGCTCACTTCCTGTTCGATGAGCCCCATGGGAAAGAGGGGAGTCAGATCACCCGGTGAGACCGGCTGCAATGTCGCCGGGTGAAGGACCGGCG from Nitrospirae bacterium CG2_30_53_67 includes:
- a CDS encoding TrpB-like pyridoxal-phosphate dependent enzyme, giving the protein MENRIYLKQSEMPTQWYNVIPDLPGPPAPVLHPATLQPVSPGDLTPLFPMGLIEQEVSGERWIKIPDEVMKIYSIWRPTPLVRATRLEKLLDTPAHIYYKNESVSPAGSHKPNTAVAQAYYNKKEGTKRIVTETGAGQWGSAMAMACNFFNIELQVYMVKVSYNQKPYRRSLMHVWGAKVFASPSDQTNYGRELLKKDPDNPGSLGIAISEAVEKAATDPDAHYSLGSVLNHVCMHQTILGLEAKKQMEIAGEYPDVVIGCVGGGSNFSGLSFPFVPDKAAGKKVRLLGVEPASCPTLTKGPYTFDYGDTARMAPVVKMHTLGHDFVPPGIHAGGLRYHGDAPLLCQLVHAGVIEARAYPQLTCFEAALMFARSEGTIPAPETSHAIRAAIDEALEAKKRKEKRVILFNFSGHGHFDMSAYDDYLSGKLTDCAYPEAKIKAALANLPKVKP